One Heptranchias perlo isolate sHepPer1 chromosome 39, sHepPer1.hap1, whole genome shotgun sequence DNA segment encodes these proteins:
- the polr1h gene encoding DNA-directed RNA polymerase I subunit RPA12 — translation MADSCFQSDPDFCPECGTILPLPGSEEYVVCRKCDFKISVHNFEGKEICSEMVFNDPEVMLTNLATEDEGGELKGPVVDRKCSRCGHDGMVYHTRQTRSADEGQTVFYTCMNCRYQEKEDS, via the exons ATGGCGGATTCTTGTTTCCAGTCCGACCCGGATTTCTGCCCCGAGTGCGGAACAATCCTGCCACTGCCTGGTTCGGAGGAGTACGTCGTGTGTCGCAAGTGTGATTTCAAAATCAGTGTCCACA ATTTCGAAGGGAAGGAGATCTGCTCAGAGATGGTATTTAACGATCCAGAGGTTATGCTGACAAACCTGGCTACTGAGGATGAGGGAGGAGAACTGAAGGGGCCTGTG GTGGACAGGAAATGCTCGCGCTGTGGACACGATGGGATGGTGTATCACACGCGGCAGACACGCTCGGCCGATGAAGGGCAGACCGTGTTCTACACATGTATGAACTGCAG GTACCAAGAGAAGGAGGACTCCTAA